Proteins encoded within one genomic window of Mesobacillus subterraneus:
- a CDS encoding M23 family metallopeptidase, producing the protein MNNLKHKLSNLAGKTSREMKPAIKKSIMAALTVAALSFSAGNAALAAESDLTTMYHVYVNDRFVGTVADKAQIEQLVEDKLAAVQEEYANLGVELGVDVSFVPEQMFSSAANEKTSEVLDDIKNELTVQAEVSALVIDNKTVAYVKDQEAANEVLKTLMLEYITEEEFAELENKKKSPNLPLPEVKVNETHILDAKLTKEVSQSEEKVDPEEVLSVLEAVQLLKKGTLEEQKYQVKEGDVLGSIANDHDLTLAQLLSLNAGFDENTVLKPGQELNVTVLKPFVEVVVDRQVYEQKEVAYEKEVKEDSSMFKGDTKTVQKGQVGMMGITSTLTEQNGRVIKKEVTQESVLKEPVKEIIVKGTKVVPSRGDGTFVWPTNGGYVSSRQGYRWSRMHKGIDIARPSDYTIKSADNGTVVYAGNKGDGYGNKIIIDHNNGYRTMYAHLASISVNVGQTVSRGSKIGIMGRTGNSTGIHLHFEVYQNGRIIDPMSKLK; encoded by the coding sequence ATGAATAATTTAAAACATAAGCTGTCCAATCTCGCCGGCAAAACATCTAGAGAGATGAAGCCAGCAATAAAAAAGTCAATCATGGCAGCACTAACTGTTGCAGCGTTGTCTTTTAGTGCAGGAAATGCTGCACTTGCGGCGGAGTCTGACTTAACAACAATGTATCATGTTTATGTGAATGATAGATTTGTGGGAACTGTAGCCGATAAAGCACAAATAGAACAACTGGTAGAAGATAAGTTAGCAGCGGTCCAGGAAGAATACGCGAATCTTGGTGTTGAGCTGGGAGTAGACGTATCTTTTGTTCCTGAGCAAATGTTCAGCTCTGCAGCAAATGAGAAGACCAGTGAAGTATTAGATGATATTAAAAATGAATTGACTGTTCAGGCTGAAGTATCTGCCCTTGTCATCGACAATAAGACAGTTGCTTATGTAAAAGATCAAGAAGCAGCGAATGAAGTTCTTAAGACATTAATGCTTGAATACATTACTGAAGAAGAATTTGCAGAGTTGGAGAATAAAAAGAAATCTCCTAATCTACCTTTACCCGAAGTAAAAGTAAATGAAACTCATATATTAGACGCTAAATTGACAAAAGAAGTTTCACAATCAGAAGAGAAAGTTGATCCAGAAGAAGTGCTTTCAGTCCTGGAAGCTGTCCAGCTCTTGAAAAAAGGTACTCTGGAGGAACAGAAGTACCAGGTTAAAGAAGGGGATGTATTGGGGAGCATCGCAAATGATCACGATTTAACGCTTGCTCAATTACTTTCTTTAAATGCAGGATTTGATGAGAATACTGTCCTTAAGCCGGGCCAAGAGCTAAATGTGACTGTATTGAAGCCATTCGTGGAAGTCGTGGTCGATCGCCAGGTTTATGAACAAAAAGAAGTGGCTTATGAAAAAGAAGTCAAAGAAGATTCTTCTATGTTCAAGGGCGACACAAAGACAGTGCAAAAAGGCCAGGTTGGTATGATGGGTATCACCTCAACGCTGACTGAACAGAATGGCAGGGTTATTAAAAAGGAAGTCACACAGGAATCTGTACTTAAAGAGCCTGTGAAGGAAATTATCGTCAAAGGAACAAAGGTTGTTCCTTCACGCGGAGACGGAACTTTCGTTTGGCCGACTAATGGCGGATATGTATCCAGTCGCCAGGGGTACCGCTGGAGCAGGATGCACAAAGGAATTGATATCGCAAGGCCAAGCGACTACACAATCAAGTCTGCGGATAATGGGACAGTCGTATATGCTGGTAACAAAGGTGATGGATATGGAAACAAAATCATCATCGATCACAACAACGGCTACCGCACAATGTACGCACATCTTGCATCCATCTCCGTAAACGTAGGCCAGACAGTTTCCCGAGGGTCGAAGATTGGTATCATGGGAAGGACAGGAAACTCCACAGGTATCCATCTTCATTTTGAAGTATATCAAAACGGCAGGATTATAGATCCAATGTCAAAATTAAAATAA
- the ssb gene encoding single-stranded DNA-binding protein, with protein sequence MMNRVILVGRLTKDPELRFTPNGVAVATFTLAVNRSFTNQQGEREADFINCVVWRRPAENVANFLKKGSLAGVDGRVQTRSYEGQDGKRVYVTEVLAESVQFLEPKGQSSDRGDSGYSRQNDQGSPFGNQNQNQNQRQNQGYTKVDEDPFAGGGQIDISDDDLPF encoded by the coding sequence ATGATGAATCGTGTCATTCTTGTCGGTCGTTTGACCAAGGATCCTGAATTACGTTTCACACCGAATGGAGTTGCGGTGGCTACTTTCACTCTTGCGGTAAATCGTTCATTTACCAACCAGCAGGGGGAAAGAGAAGCTGACTTCATCAACTGTGTGGTATGGCGTCGTCCAGCCGAAAACGTTGCTAACTTCTTGAAGAAGGGCAGTCTTGCAGGTGTTGATGGACGAGTTCAAACTCGCAGCTACGAAGGACAAGATGGTAAGCGTGTATACGTTACAGAAGTTCTTGCTGAAAGTGTTCAGTTCCTTGAGCCCAAAGGACAGTCTTCAGACAGAGGGGATAGCGGTTATTCCCGTCAAAATGATCAAGGTTCCCCATTCGGGAATCAGAATCAGAACCAGAATCAACGCCAGAATCAAGGTTATACAAAAGTTGATGAAGATCCATTTGCAGGTGGCGGCCAGATCGACATTTCAGATGATGATCTTCCATTCTAA
- the rpsR gene encoding 30S ribosomal protein S18 translates to MGGRRGGRAKRRKVCYFTANGITKIDYKDTDLLKKFISERGKILPRRVTGTSAKYQRKLTVAIKRSRQMALLPYVSGE, encoded by the coding sequence ATGGGTGGACGCAGAGGCGGACGTGCAAAACGCCGTAAGGTTTGCTACTTCACAGCAAACGGAATCACTAAAATTGATTACAAAGACACAGATCTTTTGAAAAAATTCATCTCTGAGCGCGGTAAGATTTTACCACGCCGTGTAACTGGAACAAGCGCTAAATATCAGCGTAAATTGACAGTTGCAATCAAACGTTCTCGTCAAATGGCATTACTGCCATACGTTTCAGGCGAATAA
- the rplI gene encoding 50S ribosomal protein L9: MKVIFLKDVKGKGKKGEIKNVADGYAHNFLIKQGLAVEANQAAMSSLSAQQKKEEKMTQQELEDAKALKEKLEKVTVELSAKSGEDDRLFGSITSKQIADELQKAHGIKLDKRKIELSDAIRTLGYTKVPVKLHKDVQATLNVHVKEGK, translated from the coding sequence ATGAAAGTAATCTTTTTGAAGGACGTTAAAGGAAAAGGCAAAAAAGGCGAAATCAAAAATGTGGCAGATGGCTACGCACACAATTTCCTGATCAAACAAGGTCTAGCTGTTGAAGCAAATCAAGCTGCTATGAGTTCCCTGAGCGCACAACAAAAGAAAGAAGAGAAAATGACACAGCAGGAGCTTGAAGATGCGAAAGCTTTGAAGGAAAAACTGGAAAAAGTTACAGTAGAATTATCCGCTAAATCTGGCGAAGATGACCGTCTTTTCGGCTCAATCACAAGCAAGCAGATTGCTGATGAGCTGCAAAAAGCCCATGGCATCAAGCTTGATAAGCGTAAGATTGAGCTTTCGGATGCTATTCGTACACTTGGATATACGAAGGTTCCAGTAAAGCTACATAAAGATGTTCAGGCAACGTTAAATGTTCATGTAAAAGAAGGAAAATAA
- the ychF gene encoding redox-regulated ATPase YchF → MALTAGIVGLPNVGKSTLFNAITQAGAESANYPFCTIDPNVGIVEVPDHRLTKLTELVQPKKTVPTAFEFTDIAGIVKGASKGEGLGNKFLSHIRQVDAICQVVRCFADDNITHVSGKVDPISDIEVINLELILADLESVEKRIGRVEKLAKQKDKEAAIEFPILARLRDAFEAEQPARAVEFAEEEMKIVKQLHLLTIKPMLYVANVGEEDLADPSSNEYVQKVREFAQKDNAEVIVISARIEEEIAELEGEEKQMFLEELGIEESGLDQLIRAAYSLLGLATYFTAGVQEVRAWTFRHGMKAPQCAGVIHSDFERGFIRAETVHYDDLLAAGSMTAAKEAGKVRLEGKEYEVKDGDIIHFRFNV, encoded by the coding sequence ATGGCTTTAACAGCAGGTATTGTTGGACTTCCTAACGTTGGAAAATCAACATTGTTTAATGCGATCACACAGGCTGGTGCTGAATCAGCCAATTATCCGTTCTGTACAATTGATCCGAATGTCGGAATCGTTGAGGTTCCTGACCATCGTTTAACTAAATTGACTGAGCTTGTACAGCCTAAAAAGACTGTACCGACAGCTTTTGAATTCACTGACATCGCTGGAATTGTAAAAGGTGCGAGTAAAGGTGAAGGACTCGGAAACAAATTCCTTTCCCATATTCGCCAGGTGGATGCGATTTGTCAGGTAGTCCGTTGTTTTGCAGATGACAATATTACACACGTTTCAGGTAAAGTAGATCCAATATCGGATATAGAGGTTATCAACCTTGAGTTGATTCTTGCAGACCTTGAATCAGTTGAGAAAAGAATCGGCCGTGTTGAAAAGCTAGCTAAGCAAAAAGATAAGGAAGCGGCTATTGAGTTTCCAATTCTGGCTCGCCTGCGCGATGCATTTGAAGCTGAACAACCAGCACGAGCGGTTGAATTTGCTGAAGAAGAAATGAAAATCGTTAAGCAGCTTCATTTGCTTACAATTAAGCCGATGCTTTATGTCGCTAACGTAGGTGAAGAGGATCTCGCTGATCCAAGCAGCAACGAATACGTCCAGAAAGTTCGCGAATTCGCACAAAAAGACAATGCGGAAGTAATCGTCATCAGTGCAAGGATCGAAGAAGAAATCGCTGAGCTTGAAGGTGAAGAAAAGCAAATGTTCCTAGAAGAACTAGGCATTGAAGAATCTGGTTTGGATCAGTTGATCCGTGCGGCTTACAGTCTGCTTGGACTGGCAACATATTTCACAGCTGGCGTCCAGGAAGTCCGTGCATGGACATTCCGTCATGGCATGAAAGCACCTCAATGTGCAGGTGTCATTCACTCTGATTTCGAGCGTGGATTCATCCGTGCAGAAACAGTACATTATGATGATCTTCTTGCAGCAGGATCAATGACTGCTGCCAAAGAAGCCGGCAAAGTACGGCTTGAAGGAAAAGAATATGAAGTAAAAGACGGAGACATCATCCACTTCCGTTTCAATGTATAA
- the rpsF gene encoding 30S ribosomal protein S6 — MRKYEIMYIIRPNIEEEAKKALTERFSSILTENGAEVAEAKEWGKRRLAYEINDFRDGYYQLVKVNASPAAVEEFSRLAKISEDIIRHIVIKEEE; from the coding sequence ATGAGAAAGTACGAAATTATGTACATCATCCGCCCAAACATTGAAGAGGAAGCTAAAAAGGCTCTTACAGAGCGTTTCAGCTCAATCCTTACAGAAAACGGTGCGGAAGTTGCAGAAGCTAAGGAATGGGGCAAACGCCGCCTAGCTTATGAAATCAATGATTTCCGTGATGGCTACTACCAGCTTGTTAAGGTAAACGCTTCTCCGGCAGCAGTTGAGGAATTCTCTCGTCTTGCTAAGATCAGCGAAGATATCATTCGCCACATCGTTATTAAAGAAGAAGAATAA
- the dnaB gene encoding replicative DNA helicase — MSELFADRLPPQNMEAEQAVIGAIFLEPSALTLASEVLVPEDFYRVAHQKIFNVMLDLNDKGKAIDLVTVTEELASSKLIEDVGGVSYLSELAASVPTAANIEYYARIVEEKSLLRRLIRTASGIAEDGYMREDEVEALLAEAEKNIMEVAQRKGGGAFHNIKDVLVRTYDNIEEMHNRQGDITGLETGFTELDRITAGFQRNDLIIVGARPSVGKTAFALNIAQNVAKKTGENVAIFSLEMGAEQLVMRVLCAEGNIDAQRLRTGSLTDEDWGKLTMAMGSLSNTGIFIDDTPGVKITDIRSKCRRLKQEHGLGMIMIDYLQLILGSGRAGENRQQEVSEISRSLKQLARELQVPVIALSQLSRGVEQRQDKRPMMSDIRESGSIEQDADIVAFLYRDDYYDKESEDKNIIEIIIAKQRNGPVGTVKLAFVKEYNKFVNIENRYDESYAPPGA; from the coding sequence ATGAGTGAATTATTCGCGGATCGACTTCCGCCGCAAAACATGGAAGCGGAACAAGCCGTAATTGGCGCAATATTTTTAGAGCCATCAGCTTTAACTCTTGCTTCAGAAGTTTTAGTACCAGAAGACTTTTACCGTGTTGCGCACCAGAAAATCTTCAACGTTATGCTCGATCTAAATGATAAAGGAAAAGCCATCGACCTGGTGACCGTCACTGAGGAATTGGCGTCGTCCAAGCTGATTGAAGATGTTGGAGGCGTCAGTTATTTAAGTGAATTGGCCGCATCGGTTCCGACGGCTGCTAATATAGAGTATTATGCTAGAATCGTAGAGGAAAAGTCATTGCTGAGAAGGCTCATTCGGACAGCATCAGGCATCGCAGAAGATGGCTATATGCGTGAGGATGAAGTCGAGGCATTACTTGCAGAAGCAGAAAAGAATATCATGGAGGTTGCCCAGCGCAAAGGCGGAGGAGCCTTCCATAATATAAAAGATGTCCTTGTCAGGACATACGATAACATTGAAGAAATGCATAACCGTCAAGGAGATATCACTGGCCTTGAGACTGGATTTACTGAGCTTGACCGCATAACTGCAGGTTTTCAGCGAAACGATTTGATCATTGTCGGCGCCCGTCCATCTGTCGGTAAAACAGCATTCGCCCTGAATATCGCCCAGAACGTTGCGAAAAAGACAGGAGAGAATGTCGCGATCTTCAGTTTGGAGATGGGCGCAGAGCAGCTTGTCATGCGTGTTCTTTGTGCTGAAGGCAATATTGATGCCCAAAGGCTGCGTACAGGTTCCCTGACGGATGAAGACTGGGGCAAATTGACGATGGCAATGGGAAGCCTATCGAATACAGGGATCTTCATTGATGATACCCCTGGTGTAAAAATTACCGATATCAGGTCAAAATGCCGCCGATTAAAGCAGGAACATGGACTGGGCATGATTATGATTGACTACCTCCAGCTGATCCTTGGGAGCGGGCGTGCCGGCGAAAACCGCCAGCAGGAAGTATCAGAGATTTCCCGTTCACTTAAACAACTTGCGCGTGAATTGCAAGTGCCTGTAATTGCGCTGTCTCAGCTTTCCCGTGGTGTGGAACAGCGACAGGACAAGCGCCCGATGATGTCCGATATTCGTGAATCAGGTTCGATCGAGCAGGATGCCGATATCGTTGCCTTCCTTTACCGTGATGACTATTATGATAAGGAATCAGAAGATAAGAATATCATTGAAATCATCATTGCCAAGCAGCGTAACGGCCCGGTAGGAACCGTGAAGCTGGCATTCGTAAAAGAATATAATAAATTCGTCAATATTGAAAATAGATACGACGAATCGTACGCTCCACCAGGGGCATAA
- the yycF gene encoding response regulator YycF, protein MEKKILVVDDEKPIADILQFNLKKEGYDVYCAYDGNQAVEMVEEIQPDLILLDIMLPMRDGMEVCREVRKKHEMPIIMLTAKDSEIDKVLGLELGADDYVTKPFSTRELIARVKANLRRHQQNAIREDEQEESNEITVGSLTIHPDPYVVSKRGETIELTHREFELLHYLAKHIGQVMTREHLLQTVWGYDYYGDVRTVDVTVRRLREKIEDNPSHPTWIVTRRGVGYYLRNSEQE, encoded by the coding sequence ATGGAGAAAAAAATTCTGGTAGTAGACGATGAAAAACCAATTGCAGATATTCTGCAGTTCAATCTAAAAAAAGAGGGTTACGATGTTTACTGTGCATATGATGGAAACCAGGCAGTTGAAATGGTGGAGGAAATTCAACCTGATTTAATCTTGCTGGATATTATGCTGCCGATGCGTGATGGCATGGAAGTTTGCCGTGAAGTCCGTAAAAAACACGAGATGCCTATAATCATGCTGACTGCTAAGGACTCTGAAATTGATAAGGTGCTCGGACTTGAGCTTGGGGCAGATGACTATGTCACGAAGCCATTCAGCACAAGGGAATTGATTGCCAGGGTAAAAGCAAACCTGCGTCGCCATCAGCAGAATGCGATCAGAGAAGATGAACAAGAGGAATCAAATGAAATTACGGTTGGTTCCTTGACGATCCATCCTGATCCTTACGTTGTCTCCAAAAGAGGAGAGACGATTGAATTGACGCACCGTGAATTCGAGCTTCTTCACTACCTTGCCAAGCATATCGGACAAGTCATGACGAGGGAGCACCTGCTGCAAACAGTTTGGGGCTATGATTACTATGGAGATGTCCGTACAGTAGACGTAACTGTAAGGCGTTTGCGTGAAAAGATCGAAGACAACCCAAGCCACCCGACATGGATCGTGACAAGACGTGGAGTAGGCTACTATTTAAGAAACTCTGAGCAGGAGTAA
- a CDS encoding DUF2232 domain-containing protein — protein sequence MRNTYKLTEGAILLAIFAVLLLITFYIPGLGLVVNLFLSLPFLFFGAKYDGKSTAVFTLAAVLLSMILGSLLAIPLALAYGTTGAVMGYMVKKAKSRFAAYIAGSLVFLLNLVAQYALSVVLFKINIIDELMEAFRVSTDQAIKMLEQMGQAP from the coding sequence ATGAGAAATACATACAAGCTGACGGAAGGTGCCATCCTGTTAGCAATTTTTGCAGTTTTATTGTTGATTACTTTTTATATACCTGGTCTGGGGTTAGTAGTGAATCTGTTTCTTTCTTTGCCGTTCTTATTTTTCGGAGCTAAATATGACGGGAAAAGTACGGCTGTGTTTACTCTTGCAGCTGTTTTATTATCGATGATATTGGGGTCACTTCTTGCAATTCCACTTGCATTGGCTTATGGGACAACTGGTGCTGTGATGGGTTACATGGTCAAGAAAGCTAAAAGCAGGTTTGCCGCATACATAGCAGGCTCACTCGTGTTTCTTTTGAATTTAGTGGCACAATATGCATTGTCGGTCGTTTTATTTAAAATTAATATAATCGATGAATTAATGGAGGCCTTTCGTGTCTCAACCGACCAGGCAATCAAAATGCTGGAACAAATGGGGCAGGCTCCCTGA
- a CDS encoding DUF2232 domain-containing protein — MSQPTRQSKCWNKWGRLPDEKLIKQFEAMIDMMEVLMPSMFVMASFLIVFLLQLVSFPFLKRFGIQVPTWGPFRDLNLPKSILWYYLIAMIAALIMQPEKGTYWFWAISNLTFILQMLMVLQGLSFVFYVTHIKRYPKAVPIIIIIVTFLLPFVLYIVRILGIIDLGFDLRKRLGEKK; from the coding sequence GTGTCTCAACCGACCAGGCAATCAAAATGCTGGAACAAATGGGGCAGGCTCCCTGATGAGAAACTCATCAAGCAATTTGAAGCAATGATTGATATGATGGAAGTGCTTATGCCAAGTATGTTCGTCATGGCCTCATTTTTGATTGTGTTCTTGCTTCAGCTTGTCTCGTTCCCATTCTTGAAACGATTCGGAATCCAGGTACCAACCTGGGGGCCCTTCAGAGATTTGAACCTGCCTAAGAGCATATTATGGTATTACCTCATTGCGATGATTGCAGCATTGATCATGCAGCCGGAAAAAGGGACTTACTGGTTCTGGGCAATTTCCAACCTTACTTTCATATTGCAGATGCTGATGGTTCTCCAAGGACTATCATTCGTGTTTTATGTTACACATATAAAACGGTATCCTAAAGCTGTTCCAATCATCATCATTATCGTGACTTTCCTCCTGCCATTTGTTCTTTATATTGTCAGGATATTAGGTATAATTGATTTAGGGTTTGACTTAAGAAAACGTCTTGGGGAGAAGAAGTAA
- a CDS encoding adenylosuccinate synthase, with product MSSVVVVGTQWGDEGKGKITDFLSENAEVIARYQGGNNAGHTIKFNGETYKLHLIPSGIFYNDKISVIGNGMVVDPKALVKELAYLHDKDVKTDNLRISNRAHVILPYHLKLDEVEEASKGANKIGTTKKGIGPAYMDKAARTGIRIADLLDREVFEEKLTRNLEEKNRLLERIYETEGFKLEDILDEYYEYGQQIKDYVVDTSVVLNNALDEGRRVLFEGAQGVMLDIDQGTYPFVTSSNPVAGGVTIGSGVGPTKITHIVGVSKAYTTRVGDGPFPTELDNEIGHHIREVGREYGTTTGRPRRVGWFDSVVVRHARRVSGITDLSLNSIDVLTGIESLKICVAYRYKGELIEEFPASLKTLAECEPVYEELPGWTEDITGVKSLDQLPENARHYLERISQLTGIPLSIFSVDPDRTQTNVVRSPWRS from the coding sequence ATGTCATCCGTAGTAGTAGTTGGTACACAATGGGGAGACGAAGGAAAAGGGAAGATTACTGACTTCCTTTCAGAGAATGCTGAAGTGATTGCCCGTTATCAGGGAGGGAACAATGCCGGACATACAATAAAATTCAATGGTGAAACATATAAATTGCATTTGATTCCATCAGGAATTTTTTATAATGATAAAATCAGTGTCATCGGTAACGGCATGGTTGTCGATCCGAAAGCGCTCGTGAAGGAACTTGCTTATCTTCACGATAAAGATGTTAAGACAGACAACTTGCGAATCAGCAACCGTGCGCATGTCATCCTTCCCTATCACCTGAAACTTGATGAAGTGGAAGAAGCGAGCAAGGGTGCTAATAAAATCGGAACGACCAAAAAGGGAATCGGTCCTGCATACATGGACAAGGCTGCGAGAACGGGTATCAGAATCGCCGACCTTCTTGACAGGGAAGTCTTCGAGGAGAAGCTAACACGGAATCTCGAGGAAAAGAACCGCCTGTTAGAGCGCATCTATGAAACTGAAGGATTTAAGCTTGAGGATATTTTAGATGAGTATTATGAGTATGGACAACAAATCAAGGATTATGTCGTCGATACATCCGTTGTTTTGAACAATGCTTTGGATGAAGGACGCCGTGTTCTATTTGAAGGTGCACAGGGCGTCATGCTCGACATCGACCAGGGAACATATCCATTCGTTACATCATCCAATCCAGTAGCTGGCGGTGTTACAATCGGTTCTGGTGTAGGTCCAACGAAAATCACCCATATTGTGGGAGTTTCTAAGGCTTATACGACTCGTGTAGGCGATGGACCATTCCCTACAGAGTTAGATAACGAAATCGGCCACCATATCCGTGAGGTAGGACGCGAATACGGCACGACAACAGGTCGCCCACGCCGTGTCGGCTGGTTCGACAGCGTCGTTGTCCGCCATGCACGCCGTGTTAGCGGAATCACTGATCTATCGTTGAATTCTATCGATGTGTTAACTGGCATTGAATCCCTTAAAATCTGTGTAGCATATCGCTACAAGGGTGAGCTAATCGAAGAATTCCCTGCAAGCCTTAAGACACTTGCTGAATGCGAGCCAGTCTACGAGGAGCTGCCAGGCTGGACAGAAGATATCACTGGAGTGAAATCACTAGACCAACTCCCTGAAAACGCAAGACACTATCTTGAGCGCATCTCACAACTGACAGGCATCCCATTGTCCATCTTCTCAGTCGACCCGGACCGCACGCAGACAAATGTCGTCCGCAGCCCTTGGAGATCATAA
- the walK gene encoding cell wall metabolism sensor histidine kinase WalK, translating into MKKVGFFRSIHLKFVIIYVLLILVAMQIIGVYFVRKLETTLMTNYQESVKSRVDLLVYDIQEELVKERGKEDPTKEEAIRQILMDYKPNDISEIRVVDGSSFKILGTSSLSNQGMVGQRTPDVKIKRSIITEQDEDVIQLKANERVWVLSTPIMHNGEAIGAVYLVANIDDIFDQMNDINTILATGTAIALIFTAILGVLLAQTITRPISDMRKQALAMTRGNFSRKVKVYGYDEIGQLAITFNNLTKKLQEAQATTEGEKRKLSSVISYMTDGVISTDRKGRIILINEPAAQMLGVPRETVLSQPLVSVLGLDENYTFDDLLQEKDSIVLDYSTKSKPFILRANFSVIQKESGFVNGLIAVLYDITEQEKIDMERREFVANVSHELRTPLTTMRSYLEALAEGAWRDEEIAPNFLETTRGETERMIRLVNDLLQLSKLDSVDYRLSKEWVNFPVFFNRIIDRFEMTKEQNVSFKREITDDAIFVEIDEDKITQVLDNIISNAMKYSPEGGTITFKVKELDDQIVASISDEGVGIPKDNLDKIFDRFYRVDKARTRKLGGTGLGLAIAREMVNAHGGRIWAESVEGRGTTVQFTLPYDRSAEDDWS; encoded by the coding sequence ATGAAAAAGGTTGGTTTTTTTCGCTCCATACACCTTAAATTTGTGATTATATATGTCCTGCTTATTCTCGTTGCCATGCAAATCATTGGGGTTTATTTTGTCCGAAAACTCGAGACAACCTTGATGACGAATTACCAGGAATCTGTAAAATCCCGCGTGGATTTGCTGGTTTATGATATACAGGAAGAGCTGGTGAAGGAGCGCGGGAAGGAAGACCCGACGAAAGAGGAAGCAATTAGGCAGATTTTAATGGACTATAAGCCCAATGATATTTCTGAAATCCGGGTAGTTGACGGGAGCAGTTTTAAAATACTCGGGACATCAAGCCTTAGCAATCAGGGGATGGTGGGTCAGAGGACTCCTGACGTCAAGATTAAGCGTTCGATCATCACTGAACAAGATGAAGACGTCATCCAGTTAAAAGCGAACGAAAGAGTTTGGGTTCTTTCAACACCTATCATGCATAACGGTGAAGCAATAGGCGCTGTCTATCTAGTGGCGAATATTGATGATATTTTTGACCAGATGAATGATATCAATACAATTCTGGCAACCGGAACAGCCATTGCCCTGATTTTCACAGCCATTTTGGGAGTCTTACTTGCACAGACGATTACGAGGCCAATATCAGATATGCGTAAACAGGCACTGGCTATGACTCGCGGCAATTTTTCCAGGAAGGTTAAGGTCTATGGGTACGATGAAATCGGTCAACTTGCGATCACCTTTAACAATCTGACGAAAAAACTGCAGGAAGCACAGGCCACAACAGAAGGAGAGAAAAGGAAACTTTCCTCTGTCATTTCCTATATGACCGACGGTGTCATATCGACTGACCGGAAAGGACGCATCATCCTGATCAACGAACCAGCTGCACAGATGCTTGGTGTTCCACGTGAAACAGTGTTGTCGCAGCCGTTAGTTTCTGTACTTGGACTGGATGAGAATTATACTTTTGATGATTTACTTCAGGAGAAAGACTCAATCGTCCTGGATTACAGTACAAAAAGCAAGCCATTCATCCTTCGGGCAAACTTTTCGGTCATACAAAAGGAAAGTGGCTTTGTAAATGGATTGATTGCTGTTCTTTATGATATTACTGAACAGGAAAAAATCGATATGGAGAGACGGGAATTCGTTGCGAATGTTTCCCATGAATTGCGGACTCCGCTAACAACGATGCGCAGCTATCTGGAGGCGCTGGCTGAAGGAGCGTGGAGGGATGAGGAAATCGCTCCGAACTTCCTTGAGACAACCAGAGGTGAAACAGAGCGGATGATCCGGCTTGTTAACGATTTGCTGCAGCTATCAAAACTTGACAGTGTGGATTATCGTCTATCAAAGGAATGGGTCAATTTCCCGGTCTTTTTTAACAGGATTATTGACCGATTCGAAATGACGAAGGAACAAAACGTTTCTTTCAAAAGGGAAATCACGGATGATGCGATTTTCGTAGAAATAGATGAAGATAAGATAACCCAAGTACTAGATAACATCATTTCTAATGCCATGAAATATTCACCAGAGGGCGGTACGATTACCTTCAAAGTGAAAGAACTGGATGATCAGATTGTTGCAAGCATTTCTGATGAAGGCGTTGGCATCCCGAAAGATAACCTGGATAAAATTTTCGATCGTTTCTACCGTGTCGACAAAGCCAGGACCCGCAAACTAGGTGGTACAGGGTTAGGGCTTGCCATTGCCAGGGAAATGGTCAATGCCCATGGGGGAAGAATCTGGGCAGAAAGTGTGGAAGGAAGAGGTACCACTGTTCAATTTACACTTCCTTATGACCGAAGTGCAGAGGATGATTGGTCATGA